The Thermococcus sibiricus MM 739 DNA window TGAATTGGCTTGTTTCTTATTTTTGCGGCAGCTTTTGCAAGCTTCACAGCTTTTTTCACGGCTTCGCTCACGCTTTCTTTCGTTAACACGTTTGTGGAGGCAAAACCCATTCCCCCCTCTACAAGAACTCTGATCCCAATTCCCCTGTCGGCCAAAATTCCAAGCCCTTCAGGATTGCCATTTTTCATAACGATTTCAGTCCCATTTTTCTCCTCAAACCTTGCCTCGGCATAGCTGGCCCCCATTTCCTGGGCCTTCTCAATGGCAAACTCAACAAGCTCATGCATGTACATCACCTCGAATTAATGCATATTAAAGTCCTTCTTTGAAGTATAAAATCGTTTCGTTTCGATGGATGTTGAAGCGAAAATAATTGTCTTTTTATTTGAAATCTTATCCTTTAGATAAGGGATAGTGTCTGTTTTAAAAGAAGAGAAAGAGAAAAAAACTCAAATTTCCCCTGCCAACCATAGTAATACTCCTTTCAGGAATGGCCAGTTGCTATCTATGTATCTTCCATAGTAATCATCACTGATTGCTTTGCTTGATCCATAAGCCACAATTTTTCCGTTTTCAACTTCAACAGCAGCTGCTACGATTGGTTTTGAGCCTTTTTCTTTTGAAATCTCATTATTTTCACCCTCGGCATAGGAAGTTTCATATCCTCTAATGAGCCATATCGCGTTTCCGCTCACATCTAAGGTGTCGCCATTATAGTAGAGTTGAGAGCTCTCGTTGAGGAATTTCATTGCTGGATGGTTAAGATTGAATTCACCTACTAGTGGAAAGTAGGGTCTACCCGTATTTCTTTCATCGTCCATAAGTTCATCATCGTTGAATCTGATACCAAACTCCTCAGTAACCTTGTTGAGGCTTCTGTAATAAACGAAGGCGTACCAATCGCCGGTAATAAGTAACCCTCCTCCATTTTCAACCCATTCTTTGATTGCTTGGGCTTCTTCGTCCGTAATGTCGGATCTTGGATTTGTAATGATCAGCACATTATAGTAGGAGAGAGTTTCAGGTGTTAACTTCTCATTGTTCACATCCACCATCCATCCTAGCTCATCTTCCATTTTAGTTATTAGTTTTTGAAGTCTTTGGTCATTATAGTGCTGTCCGTGGCTCGAGTCAACAAGGACTCTCACTAAGGAGATTTGAGTCTGGTTTCCAGGTGATTCTTTAGCTCTAATAAGAGTCTCATTGAGAATAGGCATTATTTCATTTATTCTGTTAATGGTTTCTCTTGTCAATAAGAATGCATTTCGTATATATGACATCAGGGGGTAAGGATACAAGGGTCTTATGTACCTGCCTTTGATTTCTAGGTATTCTGAGTAATATTCTTCTATAAGCAGCATGCTGGCGTCTATAGCTCCTATCTTGTCTTTGAGCGGCCCAAGGTCAACCCCATATTCTTCTAACTCTGAAATGATATCTAAATATGAGGAATATTTCTCATCTAATAGAGGTTTGAGATAGGTGACGTATCTAATATCATAGAATGTTGTGAGTCTGCTCATTATATCCATTGGGTGTTCAACCACTTTTATAGTTGAGTACTTAGTGTCATAATCTCCTAGTTCGGCTTTTATCTGGTGTGTGCCAAGGGTTTGGAGTGTGTATTCATAAGAAAGTTCTTTTGATGAATTAGCCTTCATTAAGATGGTTTCATTCTTGAAAAGTTGGCCATCCACATAAATTAGAAAAGTGACATTTTCATCAAGGATTTTGTTATTTTGGAGTATTACCTTTATTTTGAATGGCTGGTTTCTAAAGGCAGACTTCGGGACATTAAGGCTGGATATACTGATAGGAGACCGGTAGACAATTTCAAGGTATGGTTTTTCATCTGTATATGATGTCTCCTTTGAGGCAAAATAGATGTAGTCTTTAATAGGTTCATGACTTAAGTTGGAATGAAGCATGAAACTAACTACTTTATCTCCCTCCATCTCACTCTTGACGAAATCTGTTACATTCCATGAATACCACTTGTATACACTCTTTCCTAACTGCCAATCCAGAGCATTAGTAAGGTTTTGAGGCTTATTGGTCCAATTTATGGTATACTCATTCCAGTTATCAGCGACCCCATAGACCGTTATATTGTGGGTTTTACTTCCCTCGTGATAATAGGCATACAAGTTAAGAGTTACACTTATAATAAATTCTGGTGGAATCCCGAGTTCACTTAAGTTGAACTTTAGATATGCTCTCTCCTCGCTTCCATAATATGTGCCCACTCTAAGCCTGTATGCCTTATTATCCACGTATCCCCCCCTCATCAATCCATCTATCGTCGGTGGGGGTTATGCTTACTGTATGTTGGAGCGAATTATCGCCTTTAACAAAGCCCATTGAAGTTCCTGGCACTAGACTTAGTAATAAAACTAGGATTAAAAAGAAGCTCCACTTCTTCATGATATCACCGAAATATGTAATGTACATCCATGTTATTAAATTTTCTCTATTAAACATGAGTGAACATGTATCATCCACGAGAACAAATTTAATTAGGTAAAATACCAAAGATAAAATTGGTGATTGCATGAGCATAACAACCAAAACCGGAGATAAAGGAACCACGGGAATATTCACTGGAGAGCGAATAGTCAAATTTTCCCCAATAATCGAGGCTAACGGCACTATAGATGAGTTGAGCTCATTCTTGGGAGAAGCGAAGCATTATGTTGATGATGAACTTAAGGAGATTCTGGAAAAAATCCAGGTTGAGCTTTATTCCCTCATGGCCGAAATTGCGAGTAAAGGGGAATACAAAAAGGTTGGAGAAAAGGAGATATCCCACTTGGAGGAGCTCATCAGAAAGTTTGAAGAGGACGTTAAGCTTGAAGGCTTTGTTATCCCGGGCTCGACACTGGCGAGCGCAAAACTTGACGTATGCCGGGCAGTGGCCAGAAGGGCAGAAAGGAAGGTTTCTAAGGTGGTTCTGGAATACGGAATTGCCGAGGATGCTCTAAAATATCTCAACCGTCTGAGCGACTTGCTTTTTGTAATGGCCCGTTATATTGAGCTCAAAGAGGGAAAAATCAAATATGCGAAGTGAGGGATATGGAAAAGATTATTGGCATACTAGGTGGAATGGGCCCGCTTGCAACAGTTGACCTATTTAGGAGAATAGTTATGAAAACACCAGCGAAAAAGGATCAGGATCATCCAAGAATCATAATTTACAATAACTCCAAAGTTCCGGATAGAACAGCATACATTCTCGGTAGAGGAAAAGATCCCCTTCCAGAGCTCTTAGATAGTGCGAGAAAGCTTGAGAAGTGGGGGGCTGACTTTATAATAATGCCATGCAATACGGCCCATTTCTTTGCAGAAGACATTCAAAAAGCCATTAATATACCCCTTATAAACATGATTGAAGAAGCTGCCGAGCACATAAAAAATTTGGGCCTAAAAAAAGCCGGACTTCTGGCAACAGAGGGAACTGTGAAAGGGTTGGTCTACCACAGAGCGCTCTTGAAGAGGGGGATTGAGATAGCAGTGCCAAATGAAAAAGATCAAAAGGCGCTGATGGATGCGATCTATGAGGGCATAAAAGCTGGAAATCTAGAATGGGGAAGGCAGAAGATGCTCGAAGTTGCCAAGAAGCTTGAAAAAAGGTGTGATGGGTTGATAGCAGGCTGTACTGAAGTAAGTGTAGCTTTAAGGCAAGAAGATTTTGAAGTTCCTTTCATAGACCCCATGGATGTTATAGCTGAAAAGGCTGTGAAACTTGCTTTAGGCCTATAGCCATTCTCTTTTAGGGACGACTTCTTCCGGGAGGGAGGGATCCAAACATTCTAAAGGTGAGCACCGAAAGGTTTAAATACTCTTGCTAGTAGTAATAAGTGGTTCGAAAATTTGAAAAGTAGCCTCCGATTCCGGGAGGATATGGGGTAGTGGCCGTGTGAACCGGCCGGTGAGAGTGAGGTTACTGGCAACAGGATGCCGGATGAACTCTCACGAAACCCCACCAGTAAGGTCGGGGTAGTTCACAGCCACTCTTTTCTTTTGAAGTAGTATAACATTCCGAGGGCTATTGCAAGCATTGCTAGGATGATAAGGGTTGACCTCCTCCCCGCCCTAAAGGGCGAGGCTTTCAAAAGAAAAAAGTAACCTATTAGTTTTTCATTCAAGGATAACCCTTGGAGGCATTTAGCAAAGCAAAGTATTTAACATCAATTGCTTTGTTTATTACTAGGTAATAATGTTGATAGAATGGAATGATTATTTTGTGAAGGAGCTCAAAAGGCGGTTTATGGAGAAGTATGGGGAGAAGCCCCTAGAGGAGGCCTTTCCTGTAAGAGATACGAAGAAGTGTTGTTTAATAGAAGAAAGGGAGAGAATTAAACTGGAGTTGCCAGATGTTGAGAAGGTAAAATGGAATCTTTTATCCTCCCTATCATTATTACCTGGAGTTGGACCTCGCACAGAGATGAAACTCAAGGAGAGAGGTTATTCCACTCTAAAGGACCTTATGAAGCACCCCAGATTTGAAAATGAGGCTTCTAGAATATTGAGGCTTTTAGAGGAACGCCGAATTCATGAAATTGTGGAATATATAGGGAGAAGGTTCAAAATGTCACATCCTCTCATTCTTCACTGTGCCGCTTTCCACGATCTAGAAAAGTTTCTTGTTGTTGATATCGAGACATTGGGCCTTTTTAATTGTCCAATAATTTTAATAGGAACAGGAGAGTTTAGAGGTAATGAATTCATCGTAAAACAGTATTTTGCGAGAAATCTGAGGGAGGAAGAATCTATAATTCGGATGTTTCTCGATGCAGTTAGAGAAAAGGAGGCCCTGATAACCTTCAATGGGAGGCGGTTTGATGTTCCATTCATTCAGGAGAGATTACAGCATTATGGAATTGAAGAGAAGCTTGAATTGCCGAACTATGATATTTATCTCTTTTCTAGGGGCCTGGTTGTGGGAGTTCCTGATCATAGGCTACAAACTCTTGAAAGGTATTTATTGGGGATTGAAAGAGAAGATGATGTTCCAAGTGCTCTAATACCTGATTTCTATTACTATTATTTAAAAACTGGAAAGGCTGCTCTGGCAATCCCAATAATAAAGCACAATGCTTTGGATATAATAACAACTGCAAGGCTTTTTGATATGTTGCTTAAGACAATTAGAGACTGATATATTCCGCCTTAAAGGGGCAAAGCTTTTAAATAGTAAAAATTTTAAACAACATAAGAGGTATAGAAGATGAAAAAATGGAAAATAGTGGCAATTTTTCTTGTGTTTATTCTATTAGCTTTCTACTTTGGAAGTTTTGGCTTCGGAAAATCAGAAATACACTCCTCAACACAGGTAGGAGCGGCATCCACAAAAAACGCTACTTTCAAAGAGGGGTTTTGTGTGTATCCCGATTCAAAGTTTGGAAGGGTTGTTGCTGAGGAGCTACAGAATAGGGGATACGAAATCTCGGTTATTGGGTCTCCTGCAGAATGCAATAGCCAGTTCCTCGCTGTTTGGGTTGAGGAGATAAACACAACTTATTCTCCTTTTGTGGCAAAGGGGGCAATTAAAGTGAAAGCAGTTTATTCAAGCCTCGGTAAGCCAGATCACTATCTTAAGTATTTGAACGCCACCGATAAAGAGCGGGAATTAATAACCTTTATTTCCAATGTCGACGGAGAAATGCAAGGATATCTAGTTGCCTATGTAACGGATTCTTCTAAAGGCCTTATGAGCTTTAGATGGTATCAGGAACATCTTATGGAGGAAGTCGCGAAGAACCTGATTAATTCTTTGGTTAGTGCTATTGAGAATGCCAAAATAAGGAAATGATGAAGTTGTAAAGAATCCCACAATTGCAGTTTTGTCTGGTACTCTATGATTATTCATGGGGAACTCCTAGTGGTTGTGAAACTGCTTGAGAAAGCTTTGGAAGTGTTTTATTTTGGGAGAAGTGTTGTTCTGGGGCCGGGGCCGGGATTTGAACCCGGGCTAGGGGATCCACAGTCCCCTGTGCTAACCAGGCTACACCACCCCGGCCATGTCCACTTTAGCTATCTGGGATATATTTATAAACTTTTCGCCAAAATACCTCCAAAAAAGGCTAATAAAGGGGCGTTAGTGGATTAATCAATTTAATTTCCTCCATATTCATCAACTTGATTTGAGGGGGTGAATAAACGATGAGGGCAAAGCGAGAATCATTAAAAATTCTCATCAATGCCATTAAAGAGAACAAGGTTGATGATGATATAATTGACCTGCTCTTTCTGATAAATTCCATAAATGGGGTTTATACTACAAGCTCATGTTCAGGAAGGATGGGTGTGATAGAAGAACCTGGGATAGGGGTCAAACCTCTCGCAAGATGGTTGCTTAAGGAGCACAGGCCCGTCACTTTTGAAGAGGTCAAAGAGAGCTTAAAAAACGCTCAAAACGGCATTATATTTCTAAAGGTTCAACCTCCAATCTTTCATGTCGTTGCGGAGAGCATGGAAATAGCAAAGAAGATTCATGAAATTGGATTGGCCTCTGGCTTTAAATACACCACCTTCAAAGCTCTCAATAAAGGAAGGATGCTTGTGGAGATAAATGGGACCGAATACCTAACAGTCCCTCTGGGAATGGATGGAAAGACTTTGATAAGCGATGAATACCTTGAGTTTTCGGTTAAATTGGGTAACAAAATGCTTGAGCGGAGTAAGTCTCGACTTCCAAGACTGGAAGAAAACTTCAAAAAATTAAAGGAAGTACTTGGGGAGGATGAGCTGTTCCACGAAATAGTGGAGGATTAATCCTCCCAGGGCTCTGTGTACTTAAGGGCCCATCCAAATTCTTCTTTTAGGATGTCTATAGCAGCATATGGGGGTATAACTGACTTTTCAGTGATTATCACATCTATATACTCTGGTGGAGTCACATCAAAGGCCGGATTCTTTACAACAATGTTTTTCGGCCATGTTTCGAGTTCTTCCTTTGGAACCACTTCATACGGATCTCTCTCTTCAATTTCTACTAACTGTCCCAGAAGAGTCTCTGGGTGGAATTTATATGTCTCAGCAGCGATCATTACCCAGACACGATGTTCTTTTGCTGTTAAGGCTAGTAAAGCTGTTCCTACCTTGTTAATCACCGCACCGTTGGCAGTTATTGAATCTGCACCCATTACCACTTTGTCCGTCATTTTCATATAGTGTCTTGCTGCACCATCCACAACATAGATGACAGGAATTCCAGCTTCTGCTAACTCTTTGGCGGTGAGTTTTCCTTGATAACGGGGCCTAGTCTCAGTAACGATTACTTTGATATCTTTGCCATCTTCCCAAGCTCTTCTCATCACACCAATTGCTGCTTTTGAGTGACAGTGTGTCATTATTATATCTCCATCTTCAATTCTCTTTGCTCCAAATTCTGCTATTCTTTTAACTGCGTTTTCCGAGTTGTGTATGAACTCCTTCGCAGAGTTCATGATTACAAACTTAAGTTCTTCTAAGCTTGCTCCGCCGCTATATGCGGCTTTTGCACGATAAGTGACATATCTTAGTGCATTTGGGAGAGAAACAGCGGTGGGTCGTGTATGGTATAATAGTCTAGCGGCCTCTTTAGTTTCATTCCAGAGTTCATCAGCAGTCTGTGCTTTGCTTTTTTCAGCTTGAATTTGTAAGGCTAAAGCTGCCGATCTAGCTATCTTCCCAGCACCTCTTATTTCCATTGTCTTTATTTTATCTGCGATATCTAAAACGTCTTTGACTATTTTCATCTTAGTCCCTCCTTAGACTGGTTTAATATTTGGATGTGAAGATTTATATATCTCACCCCTACATTGCGGAATTTCTGTGCATTGACGTTTTTATATGTCCTTTGATGTACATAAAATAATGTGGTATTGTGACTTTACAAATATAAAGGGCATTTCCGACCAACGCCGAAAGCTTTATATTTAATTGTCACAAAACTATCAATGCATAGAATAGACCATGTGTTCATTTCAGTACATTAAATAAAGGATTAGGGAGGAGAATAGGATGGAGCTTGAAAAAAGACTTAAAGAGAAATTAGAGGCCCCAACCTTGGATTATGAAAAATACTTCTCAAAAAAGGCGCTTGGAATGAAGGCTTCAGAGATTAGAGAGCTCTTGAAGCTTGTAGAAAGTTCAGATGTAATTTCGCTGGCGGGAGGACTCCCAGCACCTGAGACATTCCCTGTTGAAATAATCGAAGAGATTACAAAGGAGGTTCTTAAGGAGCATGCTGCTCAGGCTCTTCAGTACGGAACTACCAAGGGATTCACCCCATTAAGGCTCGCTTTGGCAGAGTGGATGAGGAAGAGATACGAAATCCCAATCTCAAAGGTTGATATAATGATTACTAGCGGTTCACAACAGGCCCTTGACCTTATTGGAAGAGTTTTCATAAATCCGGGAGACATTGTTGTTGTTGAAGGGCCCACTTATCTGGCAACTCTCCAGGCCTTCAAGTATTATGATCCAGAATTAGTCCAGATTCCCCTCGATGATGAAGGTATGAGGGTAGATCTCCTTGAAGAGAAATTGGAAGAGCTGGAAAAGGAGGGTAAGAGAGTAAAGGTAGTTTACACAATTCCAACGTTCCAGAATCCCGCTGGAGTCACCATGAGTGAGAAGAGGAGAAAGAGGCTCCTTGAACTAGCATCCCAATACGACTTCATAATAGTTGAGGACAATCCTTATGGAGAGCTTCGCTACTCTGGAGAACACATAAAGCCAATTAAAGCATGGGATGAAGGGGGAAGGGTACTTTATCTGGGAACCTTCTCAAAGATTCTGGCCCCAGGATTTAGAATTGGGTGGATAGCTGGAGAGCCCCACTTCATAAGAAAATTGGAGATAGCAAAGCAGAGTATTGATCTATGTACTAACACCTTCAGCCAAGTAATAGCTTGGAAATATGTTGAGGGAGGCCACTTGGATGCTCATATTCCAAGGATAGTTGATTTCTACAAGCCTAAGAGGGACGCCATGTTAAAAGCTTTGGAAGAGTTCATGCCCGAGGGAGTTAAGTGGACAAAGCCTGAGGGAGGAATGTTTGTCTGGGTCACACTACCAGAAAGCATTGACACAAAGGCAATGTTCGAAAAGGCTGTTAGTAAAGGCGTTGCATATGTCCCGGGAGAGGCATTCTTCGCTTATAGGGATGTGAAAAACGCCATGAGGCTTAACTTTACCTACGTTTCTGAAGAAAAGATTAGAGAAGGTATTAAACGTCTTGCAGAGGCCATAAAAGAGGAAATGAAGAAGTAGCAAAGGTTATTAAGAAGGACTTCCAACTCTCACTGCCCGGGGAGTACCGCCGAAGGCGGAGTCGATGAACTCGGGCGGGTTATTACCCCTTTTTTATAGTCAATTGCCGAAAAGCTTATAATGTATTGGTGTGAGGAATTAACTATGTTGGAAAAAGAGAAAGAAGCTCTGGCGAAAAGAATTGCTGGAGAAATTACGTTATCCTCTGACCCTGGAAAAACAATGAGAAAATGGAGAGAGATATTCGGTATAAGCCAAACTGAGCTCTCGAGCGAGTTAGGTGTTTCATCTTCGGTGATCAGCGATTATGAAGGTGGGCGAAGAAAGAGTCCGGGTGCTTCCACAATTAGAAAGTTTGTTGAGGCCCTTTTAGATATAGATGAAAAGAGAGGGGGCAATGTTATAAGAGCTTTTAGCAGGA harbors:
- a CDS encoding ribose 1,5-bisphosphate isomerase; its protein translation is MKIVKDVLDIADKIKTMEIRGAGKIARSAALALQIQAEKSKAQTADELWNETKEAARLLYHTRPTAVSLPNALRYVTYRAKAAYSGGASLEELKFVIMNSAKEFIHNSENAVKRIAEFGAKRIEDGDIIMTHCHSKAAIGVMRRAWEDGKDIKVIVTETRPRYQGKLTAKELAEAGIPVIYVVDGAARHYMKMTDKVVMGADSITANGAVINKVGTALLALTAKEHRVWVMIAAETYKFHPETLLGQLVEIEERDPYEVVPKEELETWPKNIVVKNPAFDVTPPEYIDVIITEKSVIPPYAAIDILKEEFGWALKYTEPWED
- a CDS encoding cob(I)yrinic acid a,c-diamide adenosyltransferase, which gives rise to MSITTKTGDKGTTGIFTGERIVKFSPIIEANGTIDELSSFLGEAKHYVDDELKEILEKIQVELYSLMAEIASKGEYKKVGEKEISHLEELIRKFEEDVKLEGFVIPGSTLASAKLDVCRAVARRAERKVSKVVLEYGIAEDALKYLNRLSDLLFVMARYIELKEGKIKYAK
- a CDS encoding ribonuclease H-like domain-containing protein; translated protein: MIEWNDYFVKELKRRFMEKYGEKPLEEAFPVRDTKKCCLIEERERIKLELPDVEKVKWNLLSSLSLLPGVGPRTEMKLKERGYSTLKDLMKHPRFENEASRILRLLEERRIHEIVEYIGRRFKMSHPLILHCAAFHDLEKFLVVDIETLGLFNCPIILIGTGEFRGNEFIVKQYFARNLREEESIIRMFLDAVREKEALITFNGRRFDVPFIQERLQHYGIEEKLELPNYDIYLFSRGLVVGVPDHRLQTLERYLLGIEREDDVPSALIPDFYYYYLKTGKAALAIPIIKHNALDIITTARLFDMLLKTIRD
- a CDS encoding cysteate racemase, with the translated sequence MEKIIGILGGMGPLATVDLFRRIVMKTPAKKDQDHPRIIIYNNSKVPDRTAYILGRGKDPLPELLDSARKLEKWGADFIIMPCNTAHFFAEDIQKAINIPLINMIEEAAEHIKNLGLKKAGLLATEGTVKGLVYHRALLKRGIEIAVPNEKDQKALMDAIYEGIKAGNLEWGRQKMLEVAKKLEKRCDGLIAGCTEVSVALRQEDFEVPFIDPMDVIAEKAVKLALGL
- the taw3 gene encoding tRNA(Phe) 7-((3-amino-3-carboxypropyl)-4-demethylwyosine(37)-N(4))-methyltransferase Taw3, with translation MRAKRESLKILINAIKENKVDDDIIDLLFLINSINGVYTTSSCSGRMGVIEEPGIGVKPLARWLLKEHRPVTFEEVKESLKNAQNGIIFLKVQPPIFHVVAESMEIAKKIHEIGLASGFKYTTFKALNKGRMLVEINGTEYLTVPLGMDGKTLISDEYLEFSVKLGNKMLERSKSRLPRLEENFKKLKEVLGEDELFHEIVED
- a CDS encoding aminotransferase-like domain-containing protein, with protein sequence MELEKRLKEKLEAPTLDYEKYFSKKALGMKASEIRELLKLVESSDVISLAGGLPAPETFPVEIIEEITKEVLKEHAAQALQYGTTKGFTPLRLALAEWMRKRYEIPISKVDIMITSGSQQALDLIGRVFINPGDIVVVEGPTYLATLQAFKYYDPELVQIPLDDEGMRVDLLEEKLEELEKEGKRVKVVYTIPTFQNPAGVTMSEKRRKRLLELASQYDFIIVEDNPYGELRYSGEHIKPIKAWDEGGRVLYLGTFSKILAPGFRIGWIAGEPHFIRKLEIAKQSIDLCTNTFSQVIAWKYVEGGHLDAHIPRIVDFYKPKRDAMLKALEEFMPEGVKWTKPEGGMFVWVTLPESIDTKAMFEKAVSKGVAYVPGEAFFAYRDVKNAMRLNFTYVSEEKIREGIKRLAEAIKEEMKK
- a CDS encoding DUF4350 domain-containing protein, which translates into the protein MDNKAYRLRVGTYYGSEERAYLKFNLSELGIPPEFIISVTLNLYAYYHEGSKTHNITVYGVADNWNEYTINWTNKPQNLTNALDWQLGKSVYKWYSWNVTDFVKSEMEGDKVVSFMLHSNLSHEPIKDYIYFASKETSYTDEKPYLEIVYRSPISISSLNVPKSAFRNQPFKIKVILQNNKILDENVTFLIYVDGQLFKNETILMKANSSKELSYEYTLQTLGTHQIKAELGDYDTKYSTIKVVEHPMDIMSRLTTFYDIRYVTYLKPLLDEKYSSYLDIISELEEYGVDLGPLKDKIGAIDASMLLIEEYYSEYLEIKGRYIRPLYPYPLMSYIRNAFLLTRETINRINEIMPILNETLIRAKESPGNQTQISLVRVLVDSSHGQHYNDQRLQKLITKMEDELGWMVDVNNEKLTPETLSYYNVLIITNPRSDITDEEAQAIKEWVENGGGLLITGDWYAFVYYRSLNKVTEEFGIRFNDDELMDDERNTGRPYFPLVGEFNLNHPAMKFLNESSQLYYNGDTLDVSGNAIWLIRGYETSYAEGENNEISKEKGSKPIVAAAVEVENGKIVAYGSSKAISDDYYGRYIDSNWPFLKGVLLWLAGEI